A genomic window from Photobacterium gaetbulicola Gung47 includes:
- a CDS encoding hypothetical protein (COG2304), translating to MLAFDYLAVVLLLPLPWVVRRFAREVEPVSVLRLGRLPNDLDDSIHNSRVPMVLSIAAWLFLLSALARPVWLGEPISVPMEHRDVMLVVDLSGSMDIEDMNGGGGEAISRMTAMKSVLVDFVRRREGDRLGLVLFADHGYLHTPLTLDIRNLEQQIEQLTLGLVGYMTAIGEGVAIATKTFIDSEAPQRVMILLSDGSNTIGAVEPMAAAELAKDSNVTIYSIGLGAESMMVENAFGELHETNPAWDLDESLLTEIAELSGGQYFRARNQDELAKVYSLIDGLEPISDAEQTWQPRYDLYPYPLFMTLLLMVMLAAYRRHYG from the coding sequence ATGCTAGCGTTTGATTACCTCGCCGTAGTGCTGTTGCTTCCGCTGCCATGGGTTGTCCGTCGTTTTGCCCGTGAGGTTGAGCCTGTATCCGTGCTAAGGCTCGGACGCCTTCCCAATGATCTCGATGACAGTATTCATAACAGCAGAGTGCCAATGGTACTGAGCATTGCCGCTTGGCTGTTTTTGCTATCGGCCTTGGCCCGCCCCGTTTGGCTCGGTGAGCCAATAAGTGTTCCGATGGAGCATCGAGACGTGATGCTGGTAGTTGATCTGTCGGGCTCAATGGATATCGAAGACATGAATGGAGGGGGAGGCGAAGCCATAAGCCGGATGACGGCAATGAAAAGTGTTCTTGTTGATTTTGTTCGTCGGCGTGAAGGGGACAGGCTAGGGTTGGTGTTATTTGCCGATCACGGTTATCTCCATACTCCGCTGACACTGGATATTCGCAACCTGGAGCAACAAATCGAACAACTTACATTGGGTCTAGTTGGCTACATGACCGCGATAGGTGAAGGTGTTGCCATTGCCACTAAGACCTTCATTGATAGTGAAGCTCCTCAGCGGGTCATGATCCTATTGAGTGATGGTAGTAATACCATCGGCGCGGTAGAGCCAATGGCAGCGGCGGAGCTCGCCAAGGATAGCAATGTCACCATTTACAGTATCGGCTTAGGGGCCGAGTCCATGATGGTCGAAAATGCCTTTGGTGAACTGCACGAAACCAACCCGGCCTGGGATCTGGATGAATCGCTGCTGACTGAAATTGCCGAATTGTCGGGAGGGCAGTACTTCAGGGCCCGTAACCAGGATGAACTGGCAAAAGTGTATTCGTTGATTGATGGGCTGGAGCCGATTTCTGATGCCGAGCAAACTTGGCAACCTCGGTATGACCTTTATCCGTATCCGTTGTTTATGACTTTGCTGCTGATGGTGATGTTGGCTGCCTACCGGAGGCATTATGGTTAA
- a CDS encoding putative lipoprotein has translation MGVNNKLMAVVLALLLAGCSSTIALEKGQTWEQFGYDLAMRGSKMIETSRLESVDVAAYKKGYVAGLKAFCDQDGYDIGLSGLFYQGTCDEINPNFAEQYNIGWVDYEINQQNYDWELGTYDPSIESDEF, from the coding sequence ATGGGTGTAAATAATAAACTAATGGCTGTTGTTCTTGCTTTGTTGCTCGCGGGGTGTTCATCGACTATCGCGCTTGAAAAAGGCCAGACCTGGGAGCAGTTTGGCTATGATTTGGCGATGCGCGGAAGCAAAATGATTGAAACATCACGCCTTGAATCCGTGGATGTGGCTGCCTACAAAAAAGGCTATGTCGCTGGCTTAAAAGCATTCTGTGATCAGGATGGATATGATATCGGGCTCAGCGGGCTGTTCTATCAAGGTACCTGCGATGAGATAAACCCTAATTTTGCCGAACAGTACAATATTGGTTGGGTTGACTATGAAATCAACCAACAGAATTACGACTGGGAGCTGGGCACCTACGATCCATCCATTGAAAGTGATGAATTCTAG
- a CDS encoding glycoside hydrolase family protein (COG1472), producing MKTVLKPTLLALSMTMGGYVMASSTMFSDMINVERTESASSAHWQDDKEKMDAFIGGLINKMTLQEKVGQLDLQSGFRNVTGPFINESYEQQIKDGQVGAIFNAYGADFGRQLQKIAVEETRLGIPLIVGHDIIHGHKTIFPQSIGEAATWDLDAVKLSARVAAKEASADGIMWTFAPMADLVRDPRWGRVSEAAGEDPFLSTAMAVARVEGFQGDDLSQEDTIMATAKHFVGYGLSQAGRDYHTTDVSEHELWTTQMPPFKAMVDAGVATFMTSFNDLNGIPATGSKRLLTDILRDQWGFEGFVVTDYTAINELVPHGYARDDKHAAEIAFNAGADMDMVGQLYINYLEELVAEGKVSEEKIDTAVRQILEMKWRLGLFEDPYRYNDESRAEREILSVENQNAARDVARKSFVLLKNDNQTLPLKDNEIKSIALIGPLADSKFDMIGNWAAAGDRKSHPVTVLEGFKHRFGKNIKINYAKGASYEYISSQDDIDALQGIGVPRITADDSSLEKEMKRAIAAAKKSDVIVMVMGEEQRMSGEASSRTELTLPGNQQQVMEELKKLGKPMVLVVMSGRPNDLRWADKNVDAILHAWYPGTMGGIALADVISGDFTPSGKLPMTFPRSVGQVPIYYNEKNTGRPYFADNPNQRQEHYKSRYDDSPNTPLYAFGHGLSYTQFDYGDIRLSSEELTVDGELTVSVDITNSGKYAGEEVVQLYTRQHVGSITRPVKELKGFQKVHFDKGESKTISFTLTPADLAFYRADMSWGVEAGTFDVFVGTASDNVQKASFELVEK from the coding sequence ATGAAAACAGTGTTAAAGCCGACGTTGCTCGCGCTGAGTATGACAATGGGTGGTTATGTGATGGCAAGTTCAACGATGTTTAGTGACATGATTAATGTTGAGCGTACGGAGTCTGCATCATCAGCACACTGGCAGGATGATAAAGAGAAGATGGATGCTTTCATCGGTGGCTTGATTAACAAGATGACGTTGCAGGAAAAAGTGGGGCAGCTGGATCTGCAAAGTGGCTTTCGCAATGTCACTGGGCCATTTATCAATGAATCCTACGAACAGCAGATTAAAGACGGGCAGGTTGGAGCCATCTTCAATGCTTATGGTGCCGACTTTGGTCGTCAGCTCCAGAAAATAGCGGTTGAGGAGACCCGCCTGGGTATTCCGTTGATTGTCGGTCACGATATCATCCACGGTCACAAGACCATCTTCCCACAATCGATTGGTGAAGCCGCAACCTGGGACTTGGATGCGGTTAAACTCAGCGCCCGCGTTGCTGCAAAGGAAGCATCTGCTGATGGCATCATGTGGACATTCGCCCCGATGGCCGACTTGGTTCGTGACCCTCGCTGGGGCCGCGTGTCTGAAGCGGCCGGTGAAGACCCATTCTTATCAACGGCCATGGCCGTTGCCCGTGTTGAGGGCTTTCAAGGCGATGACTTAAGCCAAGAAGACACCATTATGGCGACAGCCAAACACTTTGTTGGCTATGGCCTGTCTCAGGCTGGCCGTGATTACCATACAACGGATGTCTCGGAGCACGAGCTTTGGACGACACAGATGCCTCCGTTCAAAGCCATGGTGGATGCCGGTGTTGCCACTTTCATGACGTCATTCAATGATTTGAATGGTATTCCGGCCACAGGTAGCAAACGCCTTCTGACCGATATCCTGCGTGACCAATGGGGATTCGAAGGTTTTGTGGTAACTGATTACACCGCCATCAATGAACTGGTTCCTCACGGTTACGCCCGTGACGATAAGCATGCAGCAGAGATCGCTTTTAATGCTGGTGCTGATATGGATATGGTTGGTCAGCTGTATATCAATTACCTCGAAGAGCTTGTTGCCGAGGGAAAAGTGTCAGAAGAAAAAATTGATACTGCTGTTCGTCAGATCCTCGAGATGAAATGGCGCCTTGGCCTGTTCGAAGACCCATATCGCTACAATGACGAGTCACGTGCCGAGCGTGAAATCCTCAGTGTAGAAAATCAAAATGCAGCCCGCGATGTTGCCCGTAAGTCTTTCGTACTGCTTAAAAATGACAACCAGACGCTACCGTTAAAAGACAATGAAATTAAGTCCATCGCCTTGATTGGTCCACTGGCGGACAGCAAGTTTGACATGATTGGTAACTGGGCTGCCGCGGGGGATCGTAAATCGCACCCTGTGACCGTGTTGGAAGGCTTCAAGCACCGTTTTGGTAAAAACATCAAGATCAACTATGCCAAAGGCGCAAGCTACGAATACATCTCTTCACAAGATGATATCGATGCACTTCAGGGTATCGGTGTTCCACGTATTACAGCCGATGATTCGTCACTAGAAAAAGAGATGAAGCGTGCTATTGCTGCAGCGAAAAAATCTGACGTGATTGTCATGGTCATGGGTGAAGAGCAGCGCATGTCTGGTGAAGCATCAAGCCGTACTGAATTAACACTACCGGGCAATCAGCAGCAGGTAATGGAAGAGTTGAAGAAGCTTGGTAAACCTATGGTGCTGGTGGTGATGAGTGGCCGTCCAAACGATTTGCGCTGGGCTGATAAGAATGTCGACGCCATCCTTCATGCTTGGTACCCGGGCACCATGGGCGGTATCGCACTTGCTGATGTTATCTCTGGTGATTTTACGCCGTCAGGCAAACTGCCGATGACCTTCCCGCGTTCAGTGGGTCAGGTGCCAATTTACTACAACGAGAAAAATACCGGCCGTCCTTACTTTGCGGATAACCCGAACCAGCGCCAGGAGCATTACAAATCTCGTTACGATGATTCACCAAATACACCACTGTACGCATTTGGCCATGGTCTAAGCTACACCCAGTTTGACTACGGTGATATTCGTCTAAGCAGCGAAGAGCTGACTGTGGATGGTGAACTGACTGTATCTGTCGATATTACCAACAGCGGTAAATACGCCGGCGAGGAAGTGGTTCAGCTATATACCCGTCAGCATGTCGGCTCGATTACCCGTCCGGTTAAAGAGCTAAAGGGTTTCCAGAAAGTGCATTTTGATAAGGGGGAGTCGAAAACGATTTCCTTCACCCTGACACCTGCCGATCTCGCATTCTACCGCGCCGATATGAGCTGGGGGGTAGAAGCGGGCACGTTTGATGTCTTTGTCGGCACCGCCTCAGACAATGTGCAAAAAGCAAGTTTCGAACTGGTTGAAAAATAA
- a CDS encoding hypothetical protein (COG1175): MVNFLSPHWLLGLLVAPVLLWLKYHRQQQGLIAPHLQQEHFYSRNRFSCWVTLAWVMAMVAMAGPHWREQDRPHSELERARVVVMDMSQAMYGRDISPSRFQQAFYKITDLISLLDEGYTGLVAYSNAGYTISPLTHDNNTVLTQIEYLSPDVMPTPGKNAAAGVEEAMTLLAQTSFGTGDILLVTSGISEAERADIALLLSDTPYSLSTYAISTPQGAVLDDKHGQPRLGRGGQPVVSRLVPERLSALSALTGGISVTYQHSQQDIEQLYGFLTKTRSLEEVRELSEGLSSQFINDGYWLLWPLAGMLLFAFRRGVIWSVGLLVLLPASPVEAGSLSQLWNNADRQGYQHYQHRNYHRAASTFVDPAWQGVALYESGDYQGAIDAFSQVTDGSSNYNLANALAKSGRLEEALVKYREVIESHPEHQGAKFNIGLVEGALQALENQDRDNQEQSGEAGDNGNSDEEESGDSDGDEERDDTGSDDNRGGVDNLESDPDTENVPEQQGESSTGNSDSQGNQPENPQFSPDSDGDFYPPQQQHGESGEYDADEFTAGAADLDFGTPTEDDIEAIRHQLSELGEINPVLNRLSLIQDDRTLLLRNLLLMQAELKEPSEQTEIEW; encoded by the coding sequence ATGGTTAATTTCTTGTCCCCTCACTGGCTACTGGGGCTATTGGTTGCCCCGGTTCTGCTTTGGCTGAAGTATCATCGGCAGCAGCAGGGCCTGATCGCACCGCACCTACAACAAGAACACTTTTATTCTCGAAACCGTTTCAGCTGCTGGGTTACCCTTGCCTGGGTGATGGCGATGGTCGCTATGGCCGGGCCTCACTGGCGTGAGCAGGATCGGCCCCACTCTGAACTTGAACGGGCACGGGTTGTTGTGATGGATATGTCGCAGGCCATGTATGGCCGGGATATCTCGCCAAGTCGCTTTCAGCAGGCATTCTACAAAATTACGGACCTGATCAGCCTGCTGGATGAAGGCTATACCGGTCTGGTGGCCTACTCGAATGCGGGTTACACCATCAGTCCCCTGACCCATGACAACAATACCGTGCTGACCCAGATTGAATATTTGTCGCCTGATGTCATGCCGACCCCCGGCAAGAATGCCGCTGCCGGGGTGGAAGAAGCAATGACGCTTCTGGCGCAAACCTCGTTCGGGACTGGCGATATTCTGCTGGTCACCTCGGGGATCAGTGAAGCGGAAAGAGCCGATATTGCCTTGCTGTTGTCAGATACACCTTATTCTTTGTCTACTTATGCCATAAGTACTCCGCAGGGGGCCGTCCTCGACGACAAGCATGGTCAGCCACGTCTTGGTCGTGGTGGCCAGCCCGTGGTGTCTCGCTTGGTGCCTGAGCGTTTGAGCGCCTTGTCTGCGCTAACTGGTGGTATTTCGGTAACTTACCAGCATTCGCAGCAAGATATAGAGCAACTGTATGGATTCTTGACAAAAACACGCAGCCTCGAGGAGGTACGTGAGCTGTCGGAAGGGTTATCGAGCCAGTTTATCAACGATGGCTACTGGCTGCTGTGGCCGCTGGCTGGCATGCTGCTGTTTGCCTTTCGGCGCGGGGTGATCTGGTCGGTCGGTTTGCTGGTGTTGCTTCCGGCATCCCCGGTAGAGGCGGGCAGCCTGAGCCAGCTGTGGAACAATGCCGATCGGCAAGGTTACCAGCACTACCAGCATAGAAATTACCACCGGGCGGCGAGTACCTTTGTTGATCCTGCCTGGCAAGGCGTGGCCCTGTATGAATCTGGTGACTATCAAGGGGCGATTGACGCGTTTTCACAGGTGACTGACGGCAGCAGCAATTACAACCTCGCTAATGCATTGGCCAAGTCCGGTCGGCTGGAAGAGGCGCTCGTCAAATACCGCGAAGTGATAGAAAGCCATCCTGAACATCAAGGGGCCAAATTTAATATTGGCTTGGTGGAAGGGGCGCTGCAGGCGCTTGAAAACCAAGACCGCGATAATCAGGAGCAAAGCGGTGAGGCGGGGGATAATGGTAATTCCGATGAGGAGGAGAGCGGTGACAGTGATGGTGATGAGGAACGTGATGATACAGGCTCTGATGACAATCGTGGTGGCGTGGACAACCTAGAGTCGGATCCCGACACTGAAAATGTCCCTGAACAGCAAGGTGAGAGTAGTACTGGTAACAGTGATTCACAGGGTAACCAGCCAGAAAACCCACAGTTTTCTCCTGATAGTGATGGTGATTTTTATCCGCCGCAGCAACAGCATGGTGAGTCTGGCGAGTATGACGCGGATGAATTTACTGCAGGGGCGGCTGACTTGGACTTTGGCACGCCTACCGAAGACGATATTGAAGCAATTCGCCATCAGTTGAGTGAACTCGGCGAAATCAATCCCGTGCTCAATCGGCTTAGTCTCATTCAAGATGACCGCACCTTGCTGCTGAGAAACTTACTGCTGATGCAGGCTGAGCTGAAAGAGCCTTCTGAACAAACCGAGATCGAGTGGTAA
- a CDS encoding sulfatase (COG3119) — MKKALISCLVAGVCSQPLANAAAADVQVTEASPERPNILFIMSDDHAVQALSAYGHPISKLAPTPNIDRIAANGAQFQRSYVTNSLCGPSRAAMLTGKFGHENGFTYNGQIFDGTQFNWPNALQDAGYTTAMIGKWHINRIPNGFNFDHWEILNDQGEYYNPDFITADGVTMEMGYTTDLITDKTLEWLDEGRDKSKPFALLMHHKAPHRNWMPAPRHTQLFENVEFPLPDNFYDNYEGRKAASQQSMTIANHTQDGHDIKMTVAEGEGEWREDIWPHLLARLTDEQRAEWDKAYQARNDHMNANEANWTEKQMAEWKYQRYMQDYLATIVAVDESVGEVLDYLEENGLSENTLVVYTSDQGFFLGEHGFYDKRFMYEESFSTPLVMQLPGVIKPGTVVDDLVQNIDYAPTFMQLAGLQAPAEVHGKSLLPLLTDQGNSGWRDALYYHYYEFPGFHDVARHYGVSDGRFKLIHFYNPGDQWEFYDLQADPSEMVNAIDDPRYKEEVGRLLNRLAQLQDEYGVPPLKEWRDAPLERHPNPSLKELFPHSFK, encoded by the coding sequence ATGAAAAAAGCGCTGATTTCATGCTTGGTCGCAGGGGTCTGTAGCCAGCCGTTAGCCAATGCGGCGGCTGCGGATGTGCAAGTAACAGAAGCAAGTCCAGAGCGGCCGAATATTCTGTTTATCATGTCGGACGATCATGCCGTGCAGGCACTGAGTGCCTATGGCCATCCTATCTCCAAACTTGCCCCCACTCCGAATATTGATCGCATTGCTGCCAATGGGGCGCAGTTTCAGCGTTCCTATGTGACCAACTCCCTGTGCGGGCCGAGCCGCGCAGCGATGCTCACGGGTAAGTTTGGTCACGAAAATGGCTTCACTTATAACGGTCAGATTTTCGATGGTACCCAGTTCAACTGGCCCAACGCACTGCAGGATGCGGGTTATACCACCGCCATGATCGGCAAGTGGCATATTAACCGCATCCCGAATGGCTTTAACTTTGACCACTGGGAAATCCTCAATGATCAGGGTGAGTACTACAACCCGGATTTTATCACTGCTGACGGTGTGACCATGGAGATGGGCTATACCACTGACTTGATCACCGATAAGACCCTTGAGTGGTTGGATGAAGGGCGGGATAAATCCAAACCTTTTGCCCTGCTGATGCACCACAAGGCACCACACCGCAACTGGATGCCGGCTCCTCGTCATACCCAGCTGTTTGAGAACGTTGAGTTTCCGCTGCCAGATAACTTTTACGATAACTACGAAGGACGCAAAGCGGCAAGCCAGCAGTCGATGACCATTGCTAACCACACTCAGGACGGCCATGACATTAAAATGACGGTGGCCGAGGGAGAAGGCGAATGGCGTGAAGATATCTGGCCGCACTTGCTTGCCAGGTTGACCGACGAGCAGCGTGCCGAGTGGGATAAAGCATACCAAGCCCGTAATGATCACATGAATGCCAATGAAGCCAACTGGACTGAAAAACAGATGGCGGAATGGAAGTATCAGCGCTACATGCAAGACTACCTAGCGACCATTGTTGCCGTGGATGAAAGTGTCGGAGAGGTGCTCGATTATCTGGAAGAGAATGGACTGAGCGAAAATACCTTGGTGGTGTATACCTCGGATCAGGGCTTCTTCCTTGGCGAACATGGTTTTTACGATAAGCGATTTATGTACGAGGAGTCATTCTCGACCCCGCTGGTTATGCAGCTACCTGGGGTGATCAAGCCTGGTACTGTCGTTGATGATCTAGTGCAGAATATCGATTACGCGCCGACATTCATGCAGTTGGCCGGTCTGCAGGCTCCGGCAGAGGTGCATGGCAAGTCCCTGTTGCCTCTGTTGACTGACCAGGGGAACAGTGGTTGGCGTGATGCCCTGTACTATCACTACTATGAATTCCCCGGTTTCCATGATGTGGCCCGCCACTACGGGGTGTCGGATGGCCGCTTCAAGTTAATCCACTTCTACAACCCAGGTGATCAATGGGAGTTTTACGATCTGCAGGCTGACCCATCCGAAATGGTCAATGCCATCGACGACCCGCGTTACAAGGAAGAAGTCGGGCGCTTGCTCAATCGTCTTGCCCAGTTGCAGGACGAATATGGTGTCCCTCCACTGAAGGAATGGCGCGATGCCCCATTGGAGCGTCATCCGAACCCCTCATTGAAAGAGTTGTTTCCCCATAGTTTCAAGTAG